The following coding sequences lie in one Salvelinus fontinalis isolate EN_2023a chromosome 21, ASM2944872v1, whole genome shotgun sequence genomic window:
- the tmem38b gene encoding trimeric intracellular cation channel type B isoform X2 has translation MLYCFGGGILSGFMMAEAPIAFLSNSTSVLMASVIWYLVFYCPQDVVYSCTALFPLRLVLTGMKEVTRTWKVLGGVAQAHSKYKDGLLVMIAIGWAKGAGGGLISNFEQLVRGVWKPETNELLKMTYPTKVTLIGAVLFALQQNQYLPVQKQHLMLIYTVFTVVNKARMMLTGSSSSPFAPIESVVYSTFFAGPSPSSYTTLTTETETLVVKKPSTATKKSIKEACESLNGTAPGSPSKTAAHKRGKGSPKKAKEQPESTGTESNKKSD, from the exons ATGCTCTACTGCTTCGGAGGGGGCATTCTCTCCGGTTTCATGATGGCTGAGGCCCCCATAGCCTTCCTGTCCAACAGCACCAGCGTTCTCATGGCCTCTGTCATATG GTACCTGGTGTTCTACTGCCCCCAGGACGTGGTGTACTCCTGTACCGCCCTCTTCCCCCTGCGTCTGGTGCTGACGGGTATGAAGGAGGTGACCCGCACATGGAAAGTCCTGGGCGGTGTGGCTCAGGCACACAGCAAGTACAAGGATGGACTGCTGGTGATGATCGCTATAGGATGGGCTAAAG gtGCTGGAGGGGGTCTGATCAGTAATTTTGAGCAGCTGGTACGAGGAGTCTGGAAGCCAGAGACCAACGAGCTTCTTAAGATGACCTA CCCCACTAAGGTCACCTTGATAGGAGCGGTGCTGTTTGCCCTGCAGCAGAACCAGTACCTTCCTGTCCAGAAACAGCACCTCATGCTGATCTACACCGTCTTCACCGTCGTCAACAAG GCAAGGATGATGCTGACCGGCTCCTCTTCCTCACCCTTTGCTCCCATCGAGTCTGTCGTATACAGCACATTCTTCGCTGGTCCGTCACCCTCCTCATATACCACCCTCACCACGGAGACCGAGACCCTTGTAGTGAAGAAGCCGTCCACAGCCACTAAGAAGAGCATCAAAGAGGCCTGTGAGAGCCTGAACGGCACGGCCCCAGGCTCCCCGTCCAAGACTGCTGCACACAAGAGGGGAAAGGGCTCCCCGAAGAAGGCCAAAGAGCAACCAGAAAGCACTGGAACGGAGAGCAATAAGAAGAGTGACTAG